The following DNA comes from Musa acuminata AAA Group cultivar baxijiao chromosome BXJ1-4, Cavendish_Baxijiao_AAA, whole genome shotgun sequence.
TACTGATGGCACAATTTGACCTGTTTAAGTGACTTGAAGAAGTCAGCCAAGATATGATGCATATATGTTCTAAATCAATTTTATTCAGTTGATTGGGATCCAGTGTTACCTGGACATGTTCAGTCTCAGATTGTCACATATTCTTGTGTCATAGAGATGTGCCTGGACATGTGCTGGACACCCTAATGGCACATCTCTGAGAGGAAGaataggagggagaaggaagaaagaggATAGGCACCTACTTAGCCAGTCGCTCTGCTGCTGTATTGATGCATCTGCTGAGAGATTTTTTTTTGTGGCATCCCCTCATGCCTATTGCCCCTCCTGCTTTATGCAAGTATGCTATGTATGTGGTGTGTTATCCATGACCTATAAGCATAGAAATGCTTTAAATCTCTACAAGGGAAGCCACAAACAATCTTGCCATCAATCATACACCTGAGCATGTGTATTGCACCACTTCCCATGATTAATGGCACATTTTATGCACACTGTTTTTTTAGGTATGATTTTATGGGTGTTTAAAGCACTGTGCAAGGCTACAAGTGTAGGCTAAAATAAACAAGTAGATAGAAAACAAAATGGGGAAGATATAATAAAATATGTTGGTGAAGTTCTTTATTAACCTGAAGTGTGCATTGATTCAAGAAAATAAAATGGCCTATAcatttctaaataaaaataataatattttaatgttAAGAAAATTATATAGTTGTGTATATCATTTTCTAAAACTTTTAGTATTGGATTCGCATATTGTTGTCTAGGGAATATTAATCGAATCTGATTAGCCAAATTAAATTATGATCAGGTTTGTGTAGAGCTGTTTATAGCCAAATTCATTAAAGGTCAACCTGAAGGTTAATTTCTCTTCCATCTTGTGTCAAGTTGGTGGATTGCATTGTGATGCTACCTTGGTCTACTTGACATATATGCTTCAATCTTGGGCAGCAGAGAAGTTAATGAATGTAATTGCAGAATTTCTTGATCctataaatgaaaaaaatgatgaaaCTGTCAAGTACTTTGAGTTTAATGTGTGAGATCTACAGAGAGAACAAGGTGAATAGATGATAAGCACCTGAGAGAACAGAGGAGAGGCAAGTTGATCTATCTAAATAACTTGTTGGTTTAGGTGACACCTTATTTGTGGTTTCACAAAAATAGAATAGTTTCTTCTAATGGTATAGAATTTGACTCAATTTAacaatcaaattttgatgattgtTTTTGTATGATTATTTTGTCCAAAGGATTTCTACTCTTTTTGTCATATAAATAATTGTGAGTTTAATCATGGCACTATGTCCAGTTTGAAATTCTCCAGTGCTAGACTATTTCTGCAGTGGAGGAAAGGCCTTACGCCTGCAAGATATGTACCCACATTTTTGCATATTATTTGCTGCTTTTGCTGTATGCTTGGCTTCACAAGATGATCCATCCCTTCCAATTTCCAAGTCGTTATATTAAAATAGACTAATTCTTCTTAATGGCCCTTGTCCTTCTAATTTTTAAATTAAGACTTCCATGTTCTATCAAGATGTACACCTCAGGCCTGTCATAAATAGAGAGCCAAAGTTCGTAATTTCGTATTGTACCGACGTTTTGAGCTTTGCTCGATACGGTAAGGTACTGGCGTACCGAGCGATATGCCAGGATGTATTGctcgatacatacatacatacatacatatatataatataaaaatataaaaatatataaaataaaaaaaatacaaaaggaGGCATACgttgcctcgacgacgtcgcatccttttcttctcctcgttacGTCAGACTAGGAGAAGACcgcggtcttctcctcatctacggTGTTCGGGGAAGACGTCAAAGGTCGTAGACGTCTCCGGCCTTCGGCAAAGAACGTGGCGAAGGCCGTAGGCATCTCCAGCCTTCGGCGAAGAAGAAGCTGAGTCACAGCCTctccgttacctcctggatcgggatTGTCGAGGAAGAGTGGCGTCGGATCGGGAAGTGTCGAGGTTCcctgattctccctcttctttgagtgccttcttcttctccttcaacgcttcttcttccctcatCGTAGCCAGGCTGATACTGCCCAGTAGCGGGCGgcgacggtcgaaatcgatcgttaccgaccTGTTTCGGGCGATAACGATCGAAATATCGACTGTTACTGTCCGATACAGTCCCGTATCAGATGATAGGGGGCTAGATCAACGGTACCGCGAAGTAGCAGGCGATCCGCGTACTGGTCTACTGgccgaccggtacgtaccacccggtacgggcggtatcattcggtattgtaaTCCTTGCAAAGAGCTGCTGATTCTTTGTGAAAATAATTGAAACTATAAAACCTATCTTGCTTAAGCAAGATAGACTTTAATAGCTTTATGTGAAGTGAGAAACATGATTAAAAATGTTGATCTGATTAAAAGCAATTAGGTCTCTGCTGGCTAAAAGAAGTAGAATTTTAAGGAGAAATGGTTAGCTTAAGTGAAATTTACATGTAATGTCGTCTTTGACGTGCATGCATATCTTGTTAAATCCTCCAGCTAGCACAGTATGTAATATAAAACACTGGGCCCTTACCTGCACAGTGTCATAATGCCAAGGCCCAAATAAGATAGGACTTGATGTATGCAGCTGTGTGCTATGTCATGGTTGAATTGACATTTTTACaaggcatatatgcaacaagccccACATTTTATGCATGCTGGTAATGTAACATATCTATATTAAATCAATACTACTGGCATGATACACATCACATTAGGGCCAACACTTCAATACTTTATTCAAGTGTCTTTGCAAATTAGATTTGGTCGAGGAagcttattatttttagataatgcaATATgaacttttgaatttttttttgtacCAACTTCTTTTTGGACCTTTATGTCAAGTAAAATTTTCAGTGAAGTGCGAATCGAAGGACTGGAGACTCTTGATTACCTTGACAATCTAAAAAGCAGGGAACGTTTCACAGAACAATGTGATGCTATTACTTTTGAATCTGAAGTAAGTACATAAGCCTGATCATGGGTTGATACAttatttgatgctaaaaattctctttttgaCAGGTGGATAGGATATATCTGGAGACACCAACTAAGATTGCGATTCTGGACCACGAAAAAAAGCAGACATTTGTTTTGCGAAAAGATGGGCTTCCTGATGCAGGCATGTCTAGATTGTCTTTTTGCAGTTTCACTTAATTATTGGTGTTGGGTAACCTTATAGTAGAAGTTTACCCTTTTGGATTGGATAACTTAGCTGTTGTGTTTGGTAATATATTATCATGTTTTTGTCAGTGGTATGGAATCCTTGGGAAAAAAAGGCCAAATCCATGATGGATTTTGGAGATGATGAATACAAGCATATGCTGTGTGTGGAGGCTGCAGCTATTGAAAAGGCCATCACTCTAAAGCCTCGTGAGGAATGGAAAGGAAGGATGTATCTATCTGTTGTTCCATCCTGTTATCGTAGTGGGCAACTAGCTCCTTTGAGGGTTCTTCAAGGAtgaaaatcatgtatgtccttaTCATCTAGTTTTCGGTAAACTTGTTGATATAGCTTATCAGATGAAAATAGTGTGATTTTTGCTCTAAGCTGCAATTATTTTAATTCAAGAATCTCATGGTAAAATATTCATATGGTGTTCGAGTGTGGGCGGTTACTTTGGAATCTACAGGTTAAATCTTTTCTAAGATGTTTGATATTGGAATATCACTATAATATTTACAAATGAAGTTTAATCAAACCTTTTATAGTCTCTTTTGCTAACTCCAATCATCTCCTCTGTCTCATATTCAGttcttttgaataaaaaaatatttcaaactcttgtaaTTAGTATATATTTTGCATTTCTCCTCATGAAAATAATATTGTCAAATTTTTAGGGCAAACACCACCACTACCAACTctaaatcatgagtcggatagTTCTTATAATGTTTTAGCTATCTTGAGGCATAAGTTATAATTCTATCattttgcatcaaaacacatcctagatcATTTTTGGATATATCATTATATACCACGAATCCTTCTGACTTATATGATACAATACAAATTGAAGCTGAAATTAATCTCTTTTTCAGTTCTTAGTCATACTTCGACTAATTTTGATTAAGGTATAATGTAATCATTGACATCGGATTGCTTATTTAGACAAAAATCAAGTGTTGGGGTGTGCTTTACTTTTGCATGCAAAGAGATTTATGATTAATTTATCTTTAATATGTCATATAGGATGGGCACAAAAAATTATAGGACACTTGGGCACCTTATTTAGTTGAGACCTAGTATTACCCTTAGCAGAGATCAATGGCAGGAATAGAACCACCCAAGTAATTAAAACCTTAGACTCGTTGTTTTTGCTAATCAAAGAAAGTCATGGAACTTACAGCATAAGTTCGTTTATTTACAAGtttttaacttgtttattagcATTTTACATGTTCTATAGTTATTGGAATACCGAACCTTCTTGTTTATACATGATTTATCAATAGTtagattatttttcttttataatcttGTTTTATTACTACGATATAGGCAGCTTATATCATGCATCCTTGGGATACTTTGTTCCCTTCTCTTTGAGGTTCCTGACAATTTTATCATATTTTGTCTTAGTTGATTTGTCATTATAATTTGCGTACTTTGCATAGAACTTCTGTAAATAATGTTTGCCAATTTTCGTTGTTGATTTACATAATATGTATATGTACGTCACCAATTTGGCTTGTCTTCGTAATGGATTCAGATTAACTCTTTTGACAACTACCGTGTGGGTGCATGAAAGCGAATTAATTCTTTGTTCGTCCTTTTTTTTCCCCTCCTTTTGTAGTTAAGGACTCAAGCAGATGTGTGAAAAAATAGTGTTGGATGTGGTTATCCAAATCTTGTACATCTTTTTCACCCGAGATGTCTTACTCTTGTTCTCATTGTTAATTGTTTGATGCAGCTTGTGTGCACTGCTTCAATCAACTCGGATACTGTGTTCATCATTCACATAAGCAATCTATGATCTTTAGGCATCATATTACGTATTTCATATCTTATTTGTGCCATGTATTCGACTGTTGAGCAAGAATGTTCCTCAagccattttttttttccttttaatgaCACCATTAAACCTGGTTCTTAACTAATGCTTTCCACTTCTGCGTATCTTATATTTGCAATGCTGTGACCGAGGTAGCCCATACAAAATATGTCAGTCTTCATGGTAGTCGTGTCCCCTTAGGAAGTGTGTTACGTTGGATATTTAGATACAATCATGCCATTATAACTTCAATAACTGTTCATTTGGTATCAGGTCAGAATCAAAAGTCTTAACAATTTGACAACATCCATTTCCAGCAGCGGCGGCGCCCAATCCGAACCTTGGTCCTTCAGATCTCTCGAAGCACTCAAGTCAATTCAGAACAGTAGGTACGATGACAAACTTGTCCAAGTGAGGCTAATTCAATTCCTGTTTCCGTTGGCAAAATTTTGTCCCTCGTCCCAAACTCTCCCGCTCTCCAACACAAGACAATGTCATTTGTCGAAGTCACAACCGATGTGCGCAGCCAATCAACGAAACGGAGAACTCAGCCGCAAGCGTTCGCACCAACAACGTGCGTAAATCTCCCCAAGCTCCACAAATTCTAAATGCCCAAAAGTACTACAGTCTATAGAGacgttaaaataataataaaaaggagTTTGTGTAGGaagcgaaagagagagagagaaagggggaaACAGAAGATAGCCAGTCGAGCGACTCCTTTGGTTAGATCAAATCCCAATTCAACGCCCGGGACGAGAGAGAGTGAGGAGTatagcagaagcagcagcagcagatacCGAAGGACGACGAATTGAAGGAGCTCCCGTCCGCCGCCGGCGATGAGCCCCGCAATCCAATCCAAGCGGCTTGGGCTATTACTTGGAGCTCCGTGGGGTCAGCTcaaatcctcc
Coding sequences within:
- the LOC103980273 gene encoding putative glucose-6-phosphate 1-epimerase isoform X4, producing MSDEKPPVEICKGVNDLDKVVLRGLRGSSAEVYLYGCHVTSWKNNHDEELLFLSSKAIFKPPKAIRGGIPICFPQFGSHGNLEQHGFVRNRFWSIDSSPPPPTVSCNKAFVDLIFKPSEEDLKIWPYSEVRIEGLETLDYLDNLKSRERFTEQCDAITFESEVDRIYLETPTKIAILDHEKKQTFVLRKDGLPDAVVWNPWEKKAKSMMDFGDDEYKHMLCVEAAAIEKAITLKPREEWKGRMYLSVVPSCYRSGQLAPLRVLQG